One genomic window of Vibrio rhizosphaerae includes the following:
- a CDS encoding RHS repeat-associated core domain-containing protein: MNKRIGLLLGLGFFVSASYVQAASITETVGTLPGELSVHQGIASYQIPIQLPEGRGGNTPQLAMQYSSQGATNSAFGVGFNIAGLSSIYRCGSQFFTDEQFRPVENSRLDNFCMDGNRLIVADGVRGEDGSVYFLQQDDFTRVSLNGNALASDSIFISQSKSGERMTYRYHPQSRAWLLSEVTNTSRKNPVKYSYTTHGTIAQVDYDIYSLAFVYEPVANAQFKLSRFSQNGETDQSGERLSRIELKTSGQLANYYQFTYQATTGEQSSSIDTQTVRAIQYCDHDNVCLPKTQFDWHAVPKPKQQNVYFNRQVVNSNIVNWGNNSIPAAWKNQSRSWWIDLDGDGELDLCKTATGGLHCHFNVAGDNKTVAYPITQWGDSDAHWWLDLNGNSKSEFCRNDKDQLVCTEFSPNGQQTTQTYPLPALGSKEYRWWVDTNGNGYPEFCRRIDDDLVCSQLKKEDETTYTWQETTRLNHLVWEANSDIDWVDLDGNGSQDFCRVSANLVKCTLLNASEVKGERVRVFPLANTGSKDKRWWVDINGDGAMDLCRATKNEAGQEKNLTCSYGTHGNVSGLSNDLVLVGGPDWNGNWGDANKRWWQDLNQDGVIDFCRGSGSQVFCTNINKENYQFKVDSWGSTQRWWADLNHDGQLDFCTDKGGLLVCKTAENLVNRALLLSKVTNGLGHTSQVWFGAYGQHTDRSAIQPATLPKQNLSLAHPVAYRLDSENGSGTTSYVFRYGPYQYDTQGEGSGGFEWIQQREFVNGENNRNRYIEFYTAFPYSQNQKHRQTFLGNADQLDDNCRVCGEANFWNFRHLTLLNESDTHYEHRPVIRQGWVRPKSQEQIQQAAAALAQPYELIEYQDKTYAKKPDTALLIPGPVIISIIQPNDQYYLVENLASVPELAQGSQAVLSAVDDALKHKLARQQKTATTQIIARDQYQQLVNNTPQMTQHRSYQVYMQQQRDKSYDLDKNLLMTTTVSHEQVDDYGNIGKTTTLTQGLNPVTGATDTYRKVVENQFSNHVSSWLLGLLTRSQTTQIHTDGSQISHVAEFSYDPLTGKVVKEVSDPGDALAVTKTYRYNSEGVVESETITAQQNGAQVSQESKHTLTYSQNLTTATHTNPLGHQSRTVRDRLNGVMTNWDPNGLESRVYLDGLGRKTESWQQAETGFIKTQYRYLPASDNRCGIKPSDAVYCVVSETPGQATQVAFYDMLQRKVRDAHRALHGKWVLVNHQYTPLGQVSAVTRPYYAGDVPQYTYTRYDQLGRIHTVSQPGPAGKDLSWVSYQYQPFVTTKIDAKGRKESTYLNVMGWEIQKLEPAGGSLTKEYYADGMLKSVISATGNMSESRYNVQGKEIYRSDPDLGVWSYVYDGFGNLLSQTDAKGQHTTMKYDALGRMIESNEETITATAQGEQKQIRTTLWHYDSVATATGTRQWNGALLQSEVKGELIKNFYVDAIGRASKEELINEDQTLSRQFEYNNLGLLIAEHRPNQFTLNYQRDAQTGINTEIWGDISQAQIHFSAEEYDRVIRPLIDQAIARAGDYLRKAKELRRQQHFYQAREEEYLALKDHVISADGVAENEQFAQQMYAELHGRALEAFYDQNGERYFKVPGRTVLINSPVTITVVQQPKFHLKLEGNLLRKVSLAEWASVQSGLIAANQIAYYGHYADNNGAGLVSFTLDRDDPLYDQRVREMFGRLTVLADDIGRLEYVADHTHRKATSYLQAANQLVQLVKQVKLVSQRYRNLGEESGTESLLLQSLKDAAPAQGKLSYWKLSDLDAEGRITAEIYGNGLTNQYDYQEDSGQLLNITTLQGNQSIRSLHYTYDRMDNVTSRYDAINNIRDEYYYDQQDRLTKNRLMGTNHQHQDNPLFNKDYTVRYNAEGNITYKSDVGRYFYADPEHAHAVTRAGNNTYTYDANGNMLTGGGRTIDWNGFNKPERITSGEQWVAFKYDSARQRYFKQNHQGEKTWYLGKVYERVEGADGNIRHKQFIYVDGRLVALNVDVTKTDGQGNAASVDRQIRYSHSDALHSIDLMTDMWGNVVERRNYDAWGKVRPFAWQQETQNVPQALMQNRGYTGHEQIEEVGLIHMNARVYDATLARFLSADTYIQAPDHSQSYNRYSYVMNNPMKYYDPSGHFWKKIRKAISKGLKKVTREVFKGVAKVKYLNAVLQTAACVVGGPAGCAGYAAASTLGYTGSYSGAFRAGAFSYAGARIYGVGNPLSSVRGTISFVTSATLSREQSTIANFALYGLGGSFGQVAANAVVEAKNYYWKTRVEHYANKLGLSLYEANILLQLNSEIGLAVAGDTVQIDDKGVQIYGFTTRNKHGMWGVLWDVNDTILGYQGEIDAVGRSFIRQAEGRRIEIGHSLGALRSTNLVRRGYASSAHVYALPATNIGGPGVTVTNGMHDGVSGGVLGGIFNPGSLIPSPYSQFSFYPPIFRLDKNHPYCSAYGKC, from the coding sequence ATGAATAAACGGATTGGCCTTTTGTTAGGTCTGGGGTTTTTTGTATCTGCGTCATATGTACAAGCAGCCTCTATCACTGAAACGGTCGGTACTTTACCGGGAGAACTCAGTGTTCACCAAGGGATTGCCTCTTATCAGATTCCGATTCAATTGCCGGAAGGTCGTGGCGGTAATACACCACAACTGGCGATGCAGTATTCCAGTCAGGGGGCCACGAACTCAGCATTTGGTGTCGGTTTCAATATTGCCGGACTTTCTTCGATTTATCGCTGTGGCAGTCAGTTCTTTACCGATGAGCAATTTCGTCCCGTTGAAAATAGCCGTCTGGATAATTTCTGTATGGATGGCAATCGGCTGATTGTTGCAGATGGTGTCCGTGGTGAAGATGGTTCGGTTTATTTTTTACAACAGGATGATTTTACTCGTGTCTCCCTGAACGGTAATGCATTGGCATCAGACAGCATCTTTATTTCCCAGAGTAAGAGTGGTGAGCGGATGACCTATCGTTATCATCCGCAAAGTCGTGCGTGGTTACTGAGTGAAGTAACCAACACATCCCGTAAGAATCCAGTCAAATACAGCTATACAACGCATGGGACGATCGCTCAGGTCGACTATGATATCTATTCACTTGCATTTGTTTACGAACCCGTGGCAAATGCCCAATTTAAACTTTCTCGCTTCAGTCAAAATGGTGAAACGGATCAATCAGGGGAACGCTTGTCCCGGATTGAGCTGAAAACCAGCGGGCAACTGGCCAATTATTATCAGTTCACTTATCAGGCGACGACCGGTGAACAAAGTTCTTCAATCGATACACAGACTGTGCGCGCAATTCAATATTGTGATCACGACAATGTGTGCTTACCTAAGACCCAATTCGATTGGCATGCCGTGCCGAAACCCAAACAGCAAAATGTTTATTTTAATCGACAGGTAGTTAACAGCAATATTGTGAACTGGGGTAATAACAGTATTCCTGCCGCTTGGAAAAATCAGTCCCGTTCATGGTGGATTGACTTAGATGGTGATGGTGAGCTTGATCTGTGTAAAACCGCAACCGGCGGATTGCACTGTCATTTCAATGTCGCTGGTGATAACAAAACGGTGGCGTATCCCATTACTCAATGGGGGGACAGTGATGCTCACTGGTGGCTGGATCTCAATGGGAACAGCAAGAGTGAATTCTGTCGTAATGATAAAGACCAGCTCGTTTGCACCGAATTCTCGCCCAATGGTCAACAAACCACCCAGACTTACCCGTTACCGGCGCTTGGTTCAAAAGAGTACCGCTGGTGGGTGGATACTAATGGCAATGGCTACCCTGAATTCTGTCGACGCATCGATGATGACTTGGTCTGTAGTCAACTGAAAAAAGAGGATGAGACCACTTATACCTGGCAGGAAACCACTCGCCTCAATCACTTGGTTTGGGAAGCGAACAGTGACATTGATTGGGTTGATCTCGACGGCAACGGCAGTCAGGATTTCTGCCGGGTCAGTGCCAATCTTGTCAAATGTACGTTATTGAACGCCAGCGAGGTCAAAGGGGAGCGCGTTCGTGTATTCCCGTTGGCCAATACCGGCAGTAAAGATAAGCGCTGGTGGGTTGATATCAATGGCGACGGAGCTATGGATCTGTGCCGGGCAACCAAAAATGAAGCCGGTCAGGAGAAGAACCTGACTTGTTCTTATGGGACTCACGGTAATGTGTCCGGCTTAAGTAATGATCTGGTTTTGGTCGGAGGGCCGGACTGGAATGGCAACTGGGGAGATGCGAATAAACGCTGGTGGCAGGATCTCAATCAGGATGGGGTGATTGATTTCTGTCGTGGCAGCGGCTCTCAGGTGTTCTGTACCAATATCAACAAAGAAAATTATCAGTTTAAAGTCGATTCATGGGGCAGCACCCAGCGTTGGTGGGCCGATCTGAACCATGACGGTCAACTGGATTTTTGTACCGATAAAGGGGGATTACTGGTCTGTAAGACGGCTGAAAATCTCGTCAACCGGGCTTTATTGTTGTCCAAAGTGACCAACGGTTTAGGTCATACATCACAGGTATGGTTTGGTGCTTACGGCCAACATACAGATCGTTCCGCGATTCAACCAGCGACCTTACCCAAACAAAATCTTTCGCTGGCTCATCCGGTCGCTTATCGGCTGGACAGTGAGAATGGCAGCGGGACCACCAGTTATGTGTTCCGGTATGGGCCGTATCAATATGATACGCAAGGCGAAGGTTCCGGCGGTTTTGAGTGGATTCAACAGCGTGAATTCGTGAACGGGGAAAACAACCGCAACCGATATATCGAGTTTTACACCGCGTTTCCTTACAGTCAGAATCAAAAGCATCGTCAAACGTTTCTTGGCAATGCGGATCAACTGGATGACAACTGTCGTGTCTGTGGTGAGGCAAACTTCTGGAACTTCCGTCATCTGACGCTGCTGAATGAGTCGGATACCCACTATGAACATCGCCCGGTGATACGGCAGGGATGGGTACGACCAAAATCTCAGGAGCAGATTCAACAGGCAGCCGCAGCGCTCGCGCAGCCCTATGAATTGATCGAATATCAAGATAAAACTTATGCCAAAAAGCCGGATACCGCGTTGCTGATCCCGGGGCCGGTCATTATCTCGATCATCCAACCGAACGATCAATATTATCTGGTTGAAAATCTAGCGTCGGTTCCTGAACTGGCGCAGGGATCGCAGGCTGTCTTGTCTGCCGTGGATGATGCGCTCAAACATAAACTGGCAAGACAGCAGAAAACCGCCACCACTCAGATCATTGCTCGCGATCAGTATCAGCAACTGGTCAATAATACCCCACAGATGACTCAGCACCGGAGTTATCAGGTTTATATGCAGCAGCAGCGTGATAAAAGTTATGATCTGGATAAAAACCTTCTGATGACGACGACAGTCAGCCATGAGCAGGTTGATGACTATGGCAATATTGGTAAAACAACCACGCTGACACAGGGGCTCAATCCGGTTACCGGAGCCACAGATACTTACCGTAAGGTTGTTGAAAATCAGTTTAGTAATCATGTTTCCTCTTGGTTGTTGGGGTTACTGACTCGCTCGCAAACCACCCAGATTCATACTGACGGCAGTCAAATCAGTCATGTTGCTGAATTCAGTTATGATCCGCTGACCGGGAAAGTCGTGAAGGAAGTCAGCGATCCCGGTGATGCACTGGCGGTCACCAAAACATACCGCTATAACAGTGAAGGGGTTGTTGAATCAGAGACAATCACGGCACAACAAAATGGTGCTCAGGTTAGTCAGGAATCGAAACACACCCTGACATATTCACAAAATCTAACCACGGCAACCCATACCAATCCGTTGGGACATCAAAGCCGAACCGTCAGAGACCGTTTAAACGGCGTCATGACCAACTGGGATCCGAACGGGCTTGAATCGCGTGTTTATCTCGATGGTTTAGGGCGCAAAACCGAGTCTTGGCAGCAGGCTGAAACCGGGTTTATTAAAACTCAGTATCGGTATCTGCCGGCATCCGATAACCGCTGTGGTATTAAACCGTCCGATGCCGTGTATTGTGTGGTTTCTGAAACGCCGGGGCAGGCGACACAGGTTGCTTTTTACGACATGTTGCAGCGTAAAGTCCGTGACGCTCACCGGGCGCTGCATGGTAAATGGGTTCTGGTGAATCATCAGTATACCCCGTTGGGACAGGTGAGTGCGGTCACACGTCCTTATTACGCCGGTGATGTCCCACAGTATACGTATACCCGTTATGATCAGTTGGGTCGCATTCATACCGTTTCTCAGCCGGGACCGGCAGGGAAAGACCTGAGTTGGGTGTCTTACCAGTATCAGCCATTCGTCACCACTAAGATTGATGCCAAAGGCAGAAAAGAGTCCACCTATCTCAACGTGATGGGATGGGAGATTCAGAAGCTGGAGCCCGCAGGCGGCAGTCTCACCAAAGAATATTATGCCGATGGCATGCTGAAGTCGGTGATCAGTGCAACCGGGAATATGAGTGAGTCTCGCTACAATGTGCAGGGGAAAGAAATTTATCGCAGCGATCCGGATTTAGGTGTCTGGAGTTATGTTTACGATGGATTTGGCAACCTCCTGAGTCAGACGGATGCCAAAGGTCAGCATACGACGATGAAGTATGATGCGTTGGGGCGGATGATCGAGAGTAACGAAGAGACCATCACAGCTACGGCGCAGGGTGAGCAGAAACAGATTCGAACAACGCTATGGCATTATGACTCGGTGGCAACGGCAACCGGTACCCGTCAATGGAATGGGGCACTGCTGCAAAGTGAGGTCAAAGGTGAGCTGATTAAGAACTTTTATGTGGATGCTATCGGCAGAGCCAGCAAAGAAGAGTTGATTAATGAAGACCAGACACTCAGTCGTCAGTTTGAATATAACAACCTTGGTCTGTTGATTGCCGAGCATCGGCCGAATCAGTTTACGCTCAACTATCAACGGGATGCGCAAACGGGGATTAATACCGAAATTTGGGGTGATATTAGTCAGGCTCAGATTCACTTTAGTGCTGAAGAATATGATCGCGTGATTCGGCCATTGATTGATCAGGCGATCGCCCGGGCCGGTGATTATCTGCGTAAAGCCAAAGAGCTCCGAAGACAACAACATTTCTATCAGGCCCGTGAAGAAGAATATCTGGCGCTGAAAGACCACGTGATTTCTGCCGATGGTGTTGCGGAGAATGAGCAGTTTGCACAGCAAATGTACGCCGAGCTCCATGGCCGGGCGCTGGAAGCATTTTACGATCAAAATGGCGAGCGCTATTTTAAAGTGCCGGGCCGGACTGTGTTGATCAATTCTCCGGTCACGATTACCGTGGTTCAGCAACCGAAATTCCACCTCAAACTAGAGGGCAACCTGTTACGCAAAGTGAGCTTAGCGGAATGGGCAAGCGTTCAATCCGGCTTAATTGCCGCCAATCAGATTGCTTATTACGGCCATTATGCGGACAACAACGGTGCCGGGTTGGTGAGTTTTACATTAGATCGGGATGACCCGTTATACGACCAGCGAGTCCGGGAGATGTTTGGTCGTCTGACCGTGTTAGCTGATGATATCGGCCGCCTCGAATATGTGGCCGATCACACCCACCGCAAAGCAACCAGCTACTTACAGGCGGCGAACCAACTGGTTCAACTGGTCAAACAGGTCAAACTGGTTTCGCAACGCTACCGGAATTTAGGCGAGGAAAGCGGTACTGAATCTCTATTGTTACAGTCGTTAAAAGATGCCGCGCCGGCCCAAGGCAAGCTCAGTTACTGGAAGCTCAGTGATCTCGATGCGGAAGGCCGTATTACTGCGGAAATTTACGGTAATGGCCTGACCAACCAGTACGACTATCAGGAGGACAGTGGTCAGTTGCTCAATATCACGACACTTCAGGGCAACCAGTCCATTCGCTCTCTGCACTATACCTATGACCGAATGGATAATGTCACGTCTCGTTATGATGCCATCAATAATATTCGTGACGAATATTATTATGACCAACAGGACCGGTTAACTAAAAATCGTCTCATGGGTACCAATCATCAGCATCAGGATAATCCGTTGTTTAATAAGGATTATACGGTTAGATATAACGCGGAAGGCAACATTACCTATAAATCCGATGTCGGTCGTTATTTCTATGCTGATCCCGAGCATGCTCACGCGGTCACCCGTGCCGGTAACAATACTTATACCTATGATGCCAACGGCAACATGCTTACTGGTGGCGGGCGGACCATTGACTGGAATGGATTCAACAAACCTGAGCGGATTACATCGGGTGAGCAGTGGGTGGCGTTCAAATACGATTCAGCCCGTCAGCGCTACTTTAAACAGAATCATCAGGGTGAGAAAACATGGTATCTGGGCAAAGTGTATGAGCGAGTTGAAGGTGCGGACGGTAATATCCGGCATAAGCAGTTTATCTATGTTGACGGCCGTCTGGTGGCGCTCAATGTTGATGTGACCAAAACCGATGGTCAAGGCAACGCGGCCTCGGTGGATCGTCAGATTCGTTACAGCCATAGTGATGCGCTGCATTCCATCGATTTGATGACTGATATGTGGGGCAATGTCGTTGAGCGCAGAAACTATGATGCCTGGGGTAAAGTCCGGCCATTTGCGTGGCAGCAAGAGACACAAAATGTCCCGCAGGCACTGATGCAAAACCGGGGCTATACCGGTCACGAACAGATCGAAGAAGTCGGGCTGATTCACATGAATGCCCGGGTGTACGATGCCACGCTGGCGCGTTTCCTCAGTGCGGACACCTATATTCAGGCTCCCGATCACAGTCAGTCCTATAACCGCTATAGCTATGTAATGAATAACCCGATGAAGTATTACGATCCGTCGGGTCATTTCTGGAAAAAGATCAGAAAAGCAATCAGTAAAGGCCTGAAGAAAGTCACCCGGGAAGTGTTTAAAGGGGTGGCCAAGGTGAAATATCTGAACGCGGTGTTACAGACGGCTGCCTGCGTCGTGGGTGGCCCGGCCGGATGTGCCGGCTATGCCGCTGCATCGACACTGGGATATACCGGTTCATATAGTGGCGCATTCCGGGCCGGGGCGTTTTCATATGCCGGCGCGAGAATCTATGGTGTCGGAAATCCGCTGAGTTCTGTGCGGGGGACGATTTCTTTTGTCACTTCTGCAACGTTAAGCCGTGAACAATCGACCATTGCCAATTTTGCCTTATATGGTTTGGGCGGTAGCTTCGGGCAAGTTGCTGCGAATGCCGTGGTGGAGGCGAAAAACTATTACTGGAAGACGCGGGTAGAGCATTATGCGAATAAGTTAGGCCTGAGCCTGTATGAAGCGAATATCTTACTGCAATTAAACTCAGAGATTGGTTTGGCTGTCGCGGGGGATACGGTACAAATCGATGACAAAGGTGTTCAGATTTACGGATTTACGACCCGGAATAAACATGGCATGTGGGGCGTTCTCTGGGATGTTAATGACACGATTCTTGGCTACCAGGGAGAAATCGATGCCGTAGGACGGAGTTTTATTCGTCAGGCGGAAGGGCGGCGGATCGAGATCGGTCATAGCCTCGGCGCGTTGCGTTCAACCAATCTGGTTCGTCGTGGTTATGCATCAAGCGCCCATGTCTATGCATTACCGGCTACCAATATCGGTGGGCCGGGCGTCACGGTGACCAATGGAATGCATGATGGCGTCAGTGGTGGTGTACTCGGCGGCATTTTTAATCCCGGTTCACTGATTCCCAGCCCTTACAGTCAGTTCAGTTTTTATCCGCCGATCTTCAGACTGGATAAAAACCATCCTTACTGTTCAGCGTATGGAAAATGCTAA
- a CDS encoding NUDIX hydrolase, whose product MCQSIFCPKDTILLIMIKISDAMGECMRETEAEFLRDYDRSSYLAPLITVDAAIFTFHDDELLILLTQRSEHPERGKWALPGGFVDESKDMCLEDTVQRKLREKTGVNAPYIEQLMSVGNHHRDARGWSVTIAYTALVAFQACQSFVENVSEARWMAYNEALVMELAFDHLDILQAARERLKQKALYSMIPAYALSDTFTLSELQKFLEVLIDKPIQKKSFRRRVEQANLVEEVGLRAAEGKGRPSMTYRLKDGARDFTFIRNLDT is encoded by the coding sequence ATGTGTCAATCTATTTTTTGTCCTAAAGACACTATTTTGCTTATAATGATAAAAATTTCTGATGCTATGGGGGAATGTATGCGAGAAACTGAGGCTGAATTTTTGCGCGACTATGACCGAAGCTCATACCTTGCACCGCTTATCACTGTCGATGCCGCCATCTTTACGTTTCATGATGACGAGTTACTCATCTTACTCACGCAGCGTAGTGAACATCCTGAAAGGGGGAAATGGGCATTGCCGGGCGGCTTTGTCGATGAAAGTAAAGATATGTGCTTAGAAGACACAGTGCAGAGAAAGTTGCGTGAAAAAACCGGTGTGAATGCACCTTATATTGAACAGCTGATGAGTGTGGGAAATCATCATCGGGATGCTCGCGGTTGGTCTGTGACGATTGCTTATACGGCATTGGTTGCTTTTCAAGCATGCCAGAGTTTTGTTGAGAATGTGTCCGAAGCCCGTTGGATGGCGTATAACGAGGCTTTGGTGATGGAATTAGCATTTGATCATCTTGATATTCTGCAAGCAGCGCGGGAGCGACTGAAGCAAAAAGCATTGTATTCGATGATACCTGCCTACGCATTATCCGATACGTTTACCTTATCTGAGTTGCAAAAATTTTTAGAAGTGTTGATTGATAAGCCTATTCAAAAGAAATCTTTCCGTCGCCGTGTTGAACAAGCAAATTTGGTTGAAGAAGTGGGACTAAGAGCCGCAGAAGGAAAAGGACGTCCGTCCATGACCTACAGACTGAAAGATGGTGCGAGGGACTTCACGTTTATCAGAAACTTAGATACATAG
- the prs gene encoding ribose-phosphate diphosphokinase, with protein sequence MNIQIKTDNNQILTTNFLTFSGGERHVQLSDTDVSPFSCITIEARIQDTTDVMDLLLLVNALQHKFGQNTPIHLTLPYLPYARQDRVCAAGQAFSLEVFAGLLNSMALRRLTVWDCHSQVGIDLTQAINITPEKIIATHSELVEQLTSDNSVLVCPDQGAKARCTAIQEYFALPSMVQCYKKRDSKTGHITKTEIEAPSLTGKTAIITDDICDGGFTFIKIAEQLKAKGASQIILYVTHGIFSNGFQVFDGLIDKIYTTDSFPQNADNSMINVIHYS encoded by the coding sequence ATGAACATTCAAATAAAAACCGATAACAATCAAATCCTAACAACGAATTTCCTTACCTTTTCGGGTGGTGAAAGACACGTTCAATTATCGGATACTGATGTATCACCATTCTCCTGCATCACCATAGAAGCCCGTATTCAAGACACAACTGACGTCATGGATTTACTCTTACTTGTGAACGCACTTCAGCACAAATTCGGGCAGAACACACCGATTCATCTCACCCTGCCTTATTTACCTTACGCACGTCAGGATCGGGTCTGTGCCGCCGGACAGGCCTTTTCTTTGGAAGTCTTTGCCGGATTATTAAATTCAATGGCATTGCGTCGTCTGACTGTCTGGGACTGCCATAGTCAGGTAGGTATAGATTTAACCCAAGCGATTAATATTACACCAGAAAAAATCATCGCTACGCATTCAGAATTAGTTGAACAATTAACATCAGACAATAGTGTCTTGGTTTGTCCCGATCAGGGTGCAAAGGCACGCTGCACAGCGATTCAAGAATATTTCGCCCTGCCATCAATGGTTCAATGCTACAAAAAACGCGATTCCAAAACCGGACATATTACAAAAACAGAAATTGAAGCACCAAGCCTGACCGGTAAAACCGCAATTATTACCGATGATATCTGTGATGGCGGCTTTACCTTTATCAAAATCGCAGAGCAGCTGAAAGCCAAAGGTGCCAGCCAAATCATTCTGTATGTCACACACGGAATTTTCAGTAATGGTTTCCAAGTATTCGATGGTCTTATCGATAAAATTTATACCACGGATAGTTTCCCGCAAAATGCAGACAATTCGATGATCAACGTTATCCACTATTCGTAA
- a CDS encoding nicotinate phosphoribosyltransferase yields MNPLTAIDFYKADHRRQYPQGTEYVYSNFTPRSSRLAPVLEGFDERVVFVGLQGYIKRFLIEAWRDGFFNQPKEKVVARYKRRMDTSLGEGAVPVDHIEALHDLGYLPLEIKALPEGSRVNIKVPMFTIVNTLPEFYWLTNYLETSMSAEIWKTCTTATIAYEYKRLLTDYADQTGAPPAFVPLQGHDFSFRGMSGIVDSAQSSLGHLTSFIGTDSVTAIDYAEDYYNAEGVIGVSVPATEHSVMCMGTQEGEIETFRRLITELYPRGVVSIVSDTWDFWQVISSYTKTLKELILAREEDALGLAKVVFRPDSGDPVKIICGDPDAKPGTPEYKGAVECLWDIFGGDVTERGYKMLNSRVGLIYGDSITLERAQAILEGMKKKGFASNNIVLGIGSYTYQYLTRDNFGFAMKATWGQVNGEGREIFKDPKTDNGTKKSARGLLRVEKTATGFELFDQQTAEQEQQGELKTVFKDGVLVSEQTLMDIRERLTTQ; encoded by the coding sequence ATGAACCCACTAACAGCGATTGATTTTTACAAAGCCGACCACAGACGCCAATATCCCCAAGGAACTGAATACGTGTATTCTAACTTTACACCTAGATCATCACGTCTCGCTCCTGTCTTAGAAGGCTTTGATGAACGAGTTGTATTTGTCGGATTACAGGGCTATATCAAACGCTTCTTAATCGAAGCATGGCGTGACGGCTTTTTTAACCAGCCCAAAGAAAAAGTGGTAGCTCGGTATAAACGCCGTATGGATACATCGCTCGGTGAAGGCGCAGTCCCAGTCGATCACATTGAAGCACTGCATGACTTGGGCTACCTGCCTCTGGAAATCAAAGCATTACCTGAAGGCAGCCGAGTTAACATAAAAGTCCCGATGTTTACCATTGTGAACACACTGCCCGAGTTTTACTGGCTGACCAACTATCTGGAAACCAGTATGAGTGCTGAAATCTGGAAAACCTGTACAACAGCAACCATCGCTTATGAATATAAACGCCTCTTAACGGATTACGCCGATCAAACCGGTGCCCCACCAGCATTTGTGCCATTACAAGGACACGATTTTAGTTTTCGCGGCATGAGCGGGATTGTCGATTCAGCACAGTCTAGTCTGGGGCACTTAACAAGCTTCATTGGCACAGACTCGGTGACAGCGATTGATTATGCTGAGGATTATTACAATGCAGAAGGTGTCATCGGTGTCTCCGTACCTGCGACAGAACACAGTGTCATGTGTATGGGCACCCAAGAGGGAGAGATTGAAACATTTCGCCGCTTAATCACCGAATTGTATCCCCGCGGCGTGGTCAGTATTGTTTCCGATACCTGGGATTTTTGGCAGGTGATTTCTTCTTATACCAAGACATTAAAAGAGCTTATTCTGGCGCGTGAAGAAGATGCACTAGGATTAGCGAAAGTTGTCTTCCGTCCAGACAGTGGTGACCCGGTTAAAATTATCTGTGGGGATCCAGATGCCAAACCGGGAACACCTGAATATAAAGGCGCTGTGGAATGCTTATGGGATATCTTTGGCGGTGATGTCACCGAGCGCGGTTATAAAATGTTAAATTCCCGGGTCGGTCTTATTTACGGGGACTCCATTACCTTAGAAAGAGCCCAAGCGATTCTCGAAGGAATGAAGAAGAAAGGCTTTGCCTCAAATAATATCGTGCTCGGTATTGGCAGCTACACATATCAATATTTAACCCGCGATAACTTTGGCTTTGCCATGAAAGCAACTTGGGGCCAAGTCAACGGTGAAGGCAGAGAAATATTTAAAGACCCGAAAACAGATAACGGCACCAAAAAATCAGCACGTGGCCTGCTGCGGGTCGAAAAGACAGCCACTGGCTTTGAACTATTTGATCAACAAACCGCAGAGCAAGAACAACAAGGGGAATTAAAGACCGTTTTCAAAGATGGCGTTCTGGTTTCAGAACAAACGCTGATGGATATTCGAGAGCGGCTGACCACTCAGTAA
- a CDS encoding nuclear transport factor 2 family protein, with translation MDVGTMMKEDDLVALVIKYFEKIDAGDPSYLDLFSEDVDFFFPKFGQAKGKNALVAFGNRIGSSLISIWHDIDGFQITTAGNKVIVEGQEGGVMSDGTPWPDNNVSTGRFCSVFEFDGNIISRMYVYVDPDFPSRDLERIAVLSEGK, from the coding sequence ATGGATGTAGGAACAATGATGAAAGAAGACGATTTAGTTGCGCTAGTCATTAAGTATTTCGAGAAAATAGACGCAGGTGATCCGAGTTATCTGGATCTATTCTCAGAGGATGTTGATTTTTTCTTTCCTAAATTTGGACAGGCGAAAGGAAAGAATGCCTTAGTTGCGTTCGGCAATAGAATTGGTAGCTCGTTGATAAGTATCTGGCACGATATAGACGGTTTTCAAATCACAACGGCAGGAAACAAAGTCATTGTTGAAGGACAAGAGGGTGGAGTCATGAGTGACGGAACCCCCTGGCCGGACAACAATGTGTCCACGGGTCGTTTTTGTAGTGTATTTGAGTTTGATGGAAACATAATAAGTCGTATGTATGTGTACGTCGATCCTGATTTTCCGAGTCGAGATTTGGAAAGAATTGCTGTGCTGTCAGAGGGAAAGTAA